Within Schaalia sp. HMT-172, the genomic segment TCGCACGCTCGGCGATCAGCGCGCCGACCTTGCGAGCCTTGTCGGTCTTCGTGCCCTCGGCGCCAGCGACGTCGGCCTCGATGTCGGAGGCAGACACCAGGGTGTGGCCAACCGTATCGTCGATAACCTGAGCCACCATGTGGCGGTTCGAACGGGTGACGACCAGACGGGGACGCTCGGGCGTGCCGTTGATCTTCTTGCGGAGGCGGAGGTGACGGCGCTTGCGAGCGACGAACTTGCCCTTGCCCTTGATCGAGTAAGCCATCACTTACCAGCCTTTCCGACCTTGCGACGGATGGTCTCGCCCACGTAGTGGATGCCCTTGCCCTTGTAGGGCTCAGGCTTCTTCAGCTTGCGGATGCGAGCAGCGGTCTCACCGACGAGCTGCTTGTCGATTCCGGACACCGTGAACAGCGTCTGGGACTTCGGAGCGATCGTGAACTCGATGCCCTCGGGCGGGGTGATGGTGATCGTGTGGGAGAAGCCCAGGGAGAACTCAAGGTCCTTGCCCTTGGCGACCACGCGGTAACCGGTACCCGTGATCTCGAGATCCTTCTTGTAGCCCTCGGTCACGCCAACGATCATGTTGGCGATCAGGGTGCGGGACAGTCCGTGGAGCGAACGCGAGGTGCGCTCGTCGTTCGGTCGCTCGACGACAACCTGGCCTTCGTCGATCTTCGCGGTGATCGGCTCGGCGAC encodes:
- the rplR gene encoding 50S ribosomal protein L18, with the translated sequence MAYSIKGKGKFVARKRRHLRLRKKINGTPERPRLVVTRSNRHMVAQVIDDTVGHTLVSASDIEADVAGAEGTKTDKARKVGALIAERAKAAGISAVVFDRGGNKYAGRVAAVAEAAREGGLEL
- the rplF gene encoding 50S ribosomal protein L6, with protein sequence MSRIGKNPIAIPAGVDVVIDGQNVTVKGPKGTLSHVVAEPITAKIDEGQVVVERPNDERTSRSLHGLSRTLIANMIVGVTEGYKKDLEITGTGYRVVAKGKDLEFSLGFSHTITITPPEGIEFTIAPKSQTLFTVSGIDKQLVGETAARIRKLKKPEPYKGKGIHYVGETIRRKVGKAGK